A stretch of DNA from Candidatus Methylomirabilota bacterium:
CGCTGCAGCCGCGAGGAGCCGCGGCTCCTGCCCGAGGCGAGGCGGCAGGTGGCCTGCCACCTCTACACGGGCATCGGTCGCTGACTAGGCCTGCAACCGGACGACGTTGAAGGCGGGAACGGGCTTCGAGAAGCCCTTGAGCGTGAGCCCGCCCAGGTCCTCGACCTCGACGAGGTCCTCGACCGCGCCGAGGACGCGCTGGGAGATCAGGATCTGCCGGGGCTTCGCCTCGCCGCAGAGCCGCGCGGCGAGGTTCGTCACCGTGCCGATCGCGCCGTAGTCCATCCGCCCCTCGAAGCCGATCGCCCCGATCGTCGCGTAGCCCTGGGCGATGCCGACGCCGAAGTCGAGCTCGTAGCCCCGCTTCTTCCACGTGACGAGCAGCTCGTCCACGCACGCGCGCATCGCCGCCGCCATCCGGACCGCCCGCTGGGGCGCGTCGGGCACCGGCACGGGGTCGTTGAAGAAGATCATCATCCCGTCGCCGGTGAAGCGCTCGAGCGTGCCGTCGTGCTCGAGGATGAGCCGCCCCATCTCCCCGTGGTACTCGCGGAGCACGCCCATGACTTCCTCGGGCTCGGAGGTCTCGGCGAACGCCGTGAAGCCCCGGAGGTCGAGGAAGACGACGGAGATCTCGCGCCGGTGGCTCTTCAGGGGATCCTCGGCGTCGCCGCTGACGATCATCTCGGCGAGCTGCGGGGAGAAGAAGCGCTTCAGGCGCTCGAGGCGCTCGAGCTGGACAAGCTGCTCCTCGA
This window harbors:
- a CDS encoding adenylate/guanylate cyclase domain-containing protein encodes the protein LEKIESARPDLVLLDVMMPGMSGYEVCKKLRGNPATATLPVVMVTALDPTQERVKGIEAGADDFLTKPINQQELLARVKSLLRIKVLHDELAGWNRTLERRVEEQLVQLERLERLKRFFSPQLAEMIVSGDAEDPLKSHRREISVVFLDLRGFTAFAETSEPEEVMGVLREYHGEMGRLILEHDGTLERFTGDGMMIFFNDPVPVPDAPQRAVRMAAAMRACVDELLVTWKKRGYELDFGVGIAQGYATIGAIGFEGRMDYGAIGTVTNLAARLCGEAKPRQILISQRVLGAVEDLVEVEDLGGLTLKGFSKPVPAFNVVRLQA